TGCTGAAGCCCTCATCCTTAGCACCATCTAATACATCTAGTGCTGAGTGGCTTGCAAGTACGGCTATGGTTACCATGTAATCATATTGATCAATTTACCCTTTTAAACATTTCGCGAAGATCAGTAACGTTTAATTAATTAATTAAATAAAGTATAGGGAATGGTGTGAATCAACCATGGGTAATCATTAAATTAATCTTAACTCCCTTAAATGAGTAATGAAGCCAAGAGAGAAGCCTTGAAACCCAAGGGGAAAATTACCCAAGTATACTTAGTATTGTTTCTCTTTCCCTGGCGCAAGTCTCCTCAGCCTTATTAAGTAGTTGACTGCATGATTCTGCAATATTTCTTGCAATAACACTTGCATAGCCCGTATAATTACTTGGACTCAAGTTCATTAGTAGCTTATCGTCCACGCCAAGTTCCTTAATTGCATTAAGGTAATCACCCATGCTCATTCTTGGTGCCCTGAAGAGCCTTAGTGACTTCTCATAGGCATCAGCTTGACCAAGAACCCTTAATCTAACCTGTACCGCCTCACTTAAGACTTCCCAATGATTATTGAGGTCATTAATTAAGGCCCCCTCATCAACCTCAATACCCTCCATGAACTTCTTAAGTCTCTTAGAGCCAAGTATCACATAGCCTACGGCTAACCCAAGGTTCCTCTTAATCGTTGAGTCACTTAAATCCCTCTGTAGCCTGCTTGATTGCAGGATCTTGGAAACCTCCATGAGTATTGAGGAGCCTAACTTTAAGTTACCCTCAGCGTTCTCAAGATCCACTGGGTTAACCTTATGAGGCATTGTTGACGATCCAATAACCCTGCCTCTAAACCTAACATAACCAAGCATTGAGTACATCCACATATCTTGAGCCAGGTTAATTAATGAGTATGAAGTTAAACCTATTACCGCAAGAATGTGCGTTAAGTTGTCTGGAGGGAGGATTTGTGTTGATACAGGCACTGGCTCAAAGCCTAGTGATGATACGAAGTTCATTAATTCCCTCGGCCAATCTAACTGAGCAATCATGGTGAAGCCAGCCATTGAGCCGCTTGCCCCAGCCACCTTACCATTAATCTTAAGATTAATTAAACTGTTCACCCATGAACATAACCTGTAGGTATGGTAGGCTATTTCCTTACCGAAAGTTGTTGGTGTTGCTGGTTGCCCATGGGTCCTAGCAAGCATGGGGGTGTCTGCGTACTTACTGCTTAAGGCAATGAGTACCCTGCCTAAATCCACTAGGCTTGGTATCAAGTATTCGTAAAGTACTCTCCTAAGCATTATTCCCATTGCTAAATTATTCACATCCTCTGAGGTTAACCCCAGGTGAAGCAAATGCGCATAGTGCTCAAGGCCAATGGCCCTTAGCCTACCTCTTAACACGTACTCAAGAGCCTTAACATCATGCCCTAACTCATCCTCAAGCTTCCTAACTTCACTAATATCATCACTACTTAACCTAATCCCCCTTAACCTCTGCCTCTCCTCATCACTAATGGGTCTTACTAAGCCTATACTTGATAACTTATCTATTAGGAATTCCAGGTAAAGTAACTCAACCCTGGCGCGGTACATTATGAAGGCCTCCTCTGAGGCTATCTCATGGTAACCCCTTAGTTCATTTCTATATCTAGCATCAAGGGGGCTTAATACATCCACTTCAGTTAATCTGGTTAGGGTTAATAAACCCTACCCATCGTTTAATTAATTAATACAATAATATGTTAACTACTGAACGAAAAGTTTAAAAACATGCTGAATTAATTAATTAAAAAGTGCCTCTTACAGTAGTTGTGGGTGGTTTCTTCGGTGACGAGGGTAAGGGCAAAGTAATCTCATACCTCAGTCTCGTTGATAAACCCGACATATGCGTTAGGACTGGTGCAATAAACGCAGGCCACACTGTGAATCTAAATGGCCATACGTGGAAGGTTAGGATAATACCCTCCTGCTTCCCGAATAAGGGGACTAGGTTAATGATAGCTCCAGGGGCATTATTCAGCATTAACGTCCTCATGAGGGAGATGGAGGAGACAAACACCAGAGGGAGGGTTTGGGTTGACTACTCCTCAGGTATAATTGAGGATAAGCATGTTGAAGCGGAGAGGAGGGATGAGTACCTCATGAAGACTATTGGCTCAACAGGCCAGGGGGTTGGGGCAGCTATGGTGGATAGGGTGCTTAGGAGACTGAGGTTGGCTAGGGATTTTGAGGAGTTAAAGGGCGTGCTCACTGATGTGCCAAGGGAGGTTAATGAATCATTAGGCAACGGTAATAATGTCATTATTGAGGGTACTCAGGGGACATTCCTAAGCCTATACCATGGTACATACCCATACGTCACAAGTAGGGACACTACAGCCTCAGGGGTGTTAAGCGAGGTTGGTGTTAGTCCGAGGAGCGTGAACGACATTATACTAATCTTTAAGGCATTCGTAAGTAGGGTTGGGGCAGGGGAATTACCTGGTGAGTTAAAGCCTGAGGAGGCTGAGGCTAGGGGATGGGTTGAGAGGGGTACTGTGACTGGTAGGTTAAGGAGGGTTGCGCCATTTAACATGGATTTAGCTAAAAGAGCAGTCATGCTGAATAAGCCGACTCAATTAGCCATAACGAAACTTGACGCTTTATTCCCTGAGGCAAGGGGAAAGAGGAAGTGGGAGGAATTACCCATT
The genomic region above belongs to Caldivirga sp. and contains:
- a CDS encoding adenylosuccinate synthetase, with translation MPLTVVVGGFFGDEGKGKVISYLSLVDKPDICVRTGAINAGHTVNLNGHTWKVRIIPSCFPNKGTRLMIAPGALFSINVLMREMEETNTRGRVWVDYSSGIIEDKHVEAERRDEYLMKTIGSTGQGVGAAMVDRVLRRLRLARDFEELKGVLTDVPREVNESLGNGNNVIIEGTQGTFLSLYHGTYPYVTSRDTTASGVLSEVGVSPRSVNDIILIFKAFVSRVGAGELPGELKPEEAEARGWVERGTVTGRLRRVAPFNMDLAKRAVMLNKPTQLAITKLDALFPEARGKRKWEELPIEARRWINNISEELGVPVTLIGTGEDAFDMVDLRGESP
- the purB gene encoding adenylosuccinate lyase, which gives rise to MDVLSPLDARYRNELRGYHEIASEEAFIMYRARVELLYLEFLIDKLSSIGLVRPISDEERQRLRGIRLSSDDISEVRKLEDELGHDVKALEYVLRGRLRAIGLEHYAHLLHLGLTSEDVNNLAMGIMLRRVLYEYLIPSLVDLGRVLIALSSKYADTPMLARTHGQPATPTTFGKEIAYHTYRLCSWVNSLINLKINGKVAGASGSMAGFTMIAQLDWPRELMNFVSSLGFEPVPVSTQILPPDNLTHILAVIGLTSYSLINLAQDMWMYSMLGYVRFRGRVIGSSTMPHKVNPVDLENAEGNLKLGSSILMEVSKILQSSRLQRDLSDSTIKRNLGLAVGYVILGSKRLKKFMEGIEVDEGALINDLNNHWEVLSEAVQVRLRVLGQADAYEKSLRLFRAPRMSMGDYLNAIKELGVDDKLLMNLSPSNYTGYASVIARNIAESCSQLLNKAEETCARERETILSILG